The Longimicrobiales bacterium genome includes a region encoding these proteins:
- a CDS encoding sulfotransferase domain-containing protein, whose translation MKPTVAALVPMRHESASVPGKNHRQFLGKPLCEYILDTVAACPLIDKIAVNTDSPAIREIVARTHPDAILIDRPEALCGPLVSLTEILLHDVAQVEADFYVTTLATNPLLDAATVTRAVGAFLDAQPIHDSLFSATARQVRIWDETTRPMNHNPAITGRNKDLPKHYEENGCIYAFTRGSLEAHQCRVGSRPLIFPIDRFEAFEIDREVDFALAKAAFGLSSSHGEDDLYYFGHHKCATHWMRKFLKPVARKLGSNYKVIGGKQPEDVPVDLHDRTLFLFVNSRAKDLRTVPKNVRGFHLIRDPRDAFVSNYFSRRYSHGIHNQTQVELREYLNENNLEDGLIRLLEDDDAFRQMDDWEPEAYPNVLEVKYEELLVDDFGTFSRIVEHLGIPIPEDRLRKIIAKCSFKKLSGGRTRGDEDEKNHYRKGVSGDWPNHMPPGSRAFEAFDERYGHLVDKFGYDRSVKVGS comes from the coding sequence ATGAAACCAACAGTTGCGGCGCTCGTGCCCATGCGTCACGAGAGCGCCAGCGTCCCAGGTAAGAACCACCGGCAGTTCCTCGGAAAGCCGCTCTGCGAGTACATCCTCGACACTGTCGCGGCGTGTCCGCTGATCGATAAAATCGCCGTGAACACCGACAGTCCAGCGATTCGAGAGATCGTAGCCAGGACTCATCCGGACGCGATCCTCATCGACCGTCCCGAAGCGCTCTGCGGCCCGTTGGTCTCGTTGACCGAGATCTTGCTGCACGACGTGGCCCAGGTCGAGGCGGATTTCTACGTCACCACCCTGGCGACGAACCCGCTCCTGGATGCAGCGACGGTCACCCGGGCGGTGGGGGCGTTCCTCGACGCGCAGCCGATACATGACAGCCTCTTCTCGGCGACCGCTCGGCAGGTTCGCATTTGGGACGAGACGACACGTCCGATGAATCACAACCCGGCGATCACCGGGCGAAACAAGGACTTGCCGAAGCATTACGAAGAGAACGGCTGCATCTACGCCTTCACCCGTGGGTCCCTTGAGGCGCACCAGTGTCGCGTCGGCAGCCGGCCGTTGATCTTTCCCATTGATCGCTTCGAAGCGTTCGAGATCGATCGGGAGGTCGACTTCGCTCTGGCTAAGGCGGCTTTCGGGTTGTCGAGCTCTCACGGCGAGGACGACCTCTACTATTTCGGCCACCACAAGTGCGCGACGCACTGGATGCGGAAGTTCCTGAAACCGGTCGCTCGAAAGTTGGGCAGCAACTACAAGGTCATCGGCGGCAAGCAGCCGGAAGACGTCCCGGTCGACCTCCACGACCGGACCTTGTTCCTCTTCGTGAACAGCAGGGCCAAGGACCTGCGGACCGTGCCGAAGAACGTGCGCGGTTTCCACCTGATCCGCGACCCCAGAGACGCCTTCGTCTCCAATTACTTCAGCCGCCGTTACTCCCACGGGATTCACAACCAAACGCAGGTCGAGCTGCGTGAGTACCTCAACGAGAACAATCTTGAGGATGGTCTAATCCGGCTGCTGGAGGACGACGACGCCTTCCGCCAGATGGACGATTGGGAGCCCGAGGCGTACCCCAACGTGTTGGAGGTCAAGTACGAGGAGCTCCTCGTCGACGACTTCGGGACCTTCTCTCGCATCGTCGAACACCTCGGAATCCCGATCCCTGAGGACCGCCTTCGCAAGATCATCGCCAAGTGCTCGTTCAAGAAACTCAGTGGCGGACGGACCCGTGGCGACGAAGACGAGAAGAACCATTACCGAAAGGGGGTTTCCGGCGATTGGCCGAACCACATGCCACCCGGGAGCCGGGCGTTCGAAGCGTTCGATGAGCGCTACGGCCACCTCGTCGACAAGTTCGGATACGACCGCAGCGTAAAGGTGGGTTCGTGA